Proteins from a genomic interval of Zingiber officinale cultivar Zhangliang chromosome 2A, Zo_v1.1, whole genome shotgun sequence:
- the LOC122044348 gene encoding histone H4, protein MSGRGKGGKGLGKGGAKRHRKVLRDNIQGITKPAIRRLARRGGVKRISGLIYEETRGVLKIFLENVIRDAVTYTEHARRKTVTAMDVVYALKRQGRTLYGFGG, encoded by the coding sequence ATGTCGGGACGAGGAAAGGGCGGCAAGGGTTTGGGCAAGGGCGGGGCGAAGCGCCACCGCAAGGTCCTCCGAGACAACATCCAGGGCATAACCAAGCCGGCGATCCGGCGTCTCGCGAGGAGAGGCGGCGTGAAGCGCATTAGCGGCCTCATCTACGAGGAGACCCGCGGCGTCCTGAAGATCTTTCTCGAGAACGTGATCCGAGACGCCGTGACCTACACCGAGCACGCCCGGAGGAAGACCGTCACCGCCATGGACGTTGTCTACGCCCTCAAGAGGCAGGGAAGGACTCTCTATGGTTTCGGTGGTTAG